Proteins encoded together in one Bombus affinis isolate iyBomAffi1 chromosome 2, iyBomAffi1.2, whole genome shotgun sequence window:
- the LOC126924269 gene encoding PRKCA-binding protein-like isoform X5 — protein MDYDDFFFEEDKMGMTITSGNIVIQKDSSNLIGISIGGGAPLCPCLYIVQIFDYSPAAIDGTLQSGDELVAVNGVSVKGKTKVEVAKMIQSCDSEVSINYNKLHADPKQGRTLDIALKKVKHRLIEGMGSATADALGLSRAILCNDALVQRLMALQRTENLYRGLVSHANATLHSFFDLIQIYKVFGDAFAAIGVREPQPRASEAFRQFGEQHRQMEKYGITILKNLKPILNDLGTYLHKAIPDTRLTISKYADAKFEYLSYCLKIKEMDDEEQSYEEPFYRVETGNYEYRLILRCRQEARAKFGKLRSDVLVKLELLDNKHVQDVVWQLQKFAAGLAKYYANTRDLLSSAMLFPVEVDLSHSAFQYKSTGPQVITDGEDVDEFEPEEKANINEDLLIDTQNFPLITSESNNM, from the exons ATGGATTATGATGATTTCTTCTTCGAAGAAGATAAGAT gGGTATGACCATAACTTCTGGCAATATTGTAATACAAAAAGATAGCAGTAATCTTATTGGCATAAGTATTGGAGGTGGAGCACCATTATGCCCCTGCTTGTATATTGTACAAATTTTTGACTATTCACCTGCAGCTATAGATGGTACTTTACAATCAGGAGATGAACTTGTAGCAGTAAATGGAGTATCAGTTAAAGGAAAGACAAAAGTAGAAGTTGCAAAAATGATACAATCTTGTGATTCTGAAGTcagtattaattataataaattacatgctgatCCTAAACAAGGTCGTACTCTTGATATAGCTTTGAAAAAG GTAAAACATAGATTAATTGAAGGAATGGGAAGTGCAACAGCAGATGCACTTGGATTATCACGTGCCATTCTTTGTAACGACGCGCTTGTACAACGATTAATGGCATTGCAGCGCACAGAAAATTTGTATAGAGGTTTAGTTTCCCATGCTAATGCTACTTTACATAGCTTTTTTGatttaatacaaatatacaaag TATTTGGTGATGCCTTTGCTGCAATAGGAGTAAGAGAACCACAACCACGAGCTAGTGAAGCTTTCAGACAATTTGGTGAACAACATAGACAAAtggaaaaatatggaataacaattttaaaaaatttgaaacctATATTAAATGATTTAGGCACATATCTTCACAAAGCTATTCCAGATACTCGATTAACCATAAGCAAATATGCTGATGCAAAATTTGAATATCTTTCTTATTGcttgaaaataaaagaaatggaTGATGAGGAACAAAGTTACGAAGAACCTTTTTATCGAGTGGAAACAGGCAATTATGAATATCGTCTAATCTTAAGATGTCGACAAGAAGCTCGTGCGAAATTTGGTAAACTTAGATCAGATGTACTTGTAAAACTCGAATTGTTAGACAATAAACATGTTCAAGATGTCGTATGGCAATTGCAAAAATTTGCAGCTGGTTTAGCAAAATATTATGCTAATACACGGGACTTATTATCCTCTGCAATGTTATTTCCTGTTGAAGTTGATTTATCACATTCTGCATTCCAATATAAATCTACCGGTCCTCAAGTAATAACTGATGGAGAGGATGTAGATGAATTTGAACCTGAAGAAAAAGCAAATATAAATGAAGATTTACTTATAGATACACAAAACTTTCCACTAATAACATCAGAATCTAACAACATGTAG
- the LOC126924269 gene encoding PRKCA-binding protein-like isoform X4, which produces MERRPDVELVNQDQSLHHLPNNTGMTITSGNIVIQKDSSNLIGISIGGGAPLCPCLYIVQIFDYSPAAIDGTLQSGDELVAVNGVSVKGKTKVEVAKMIQSCDSEVSINYNKLHADPKQGRTLDIALKKVKHRLIEGMGSATADALGLSRAILCNDALVQRLMALQRTENLYRGLVSHANATLHSFFDLIQIYKVFGDAFAAIGVREPQPRASEAFRQFGEQHRQMEKYGITILKNLKPILNDLGTYLHKAIPDTRLTISKYADAKFEYLSYCLKIKEMDDEEQSYEEPFYRVETGNYEYRLILRCRQEARAKFGKLRSDVLVKLELLDNKHVQDVVWQLQKFAAGLAKYYANTRDLLSSAMLFPVEVDLSHSAFQYKSTGPQVITDGEDVDEFEPEEKANINEDLLIDTQNFPLITSESNNM; this is translated from the exons ATGGAACGTAGACCAGATGTAGAACTGGTCAATCAAGATCAGTCTCTTCATCATCTACCCAATAATAC gGGTATGACCATAACTTCTGGCAATATTGTAATACAAAAAGATAGCAGTAATCTTATTGGCATAAGTATTGGAGGTGGAGCACCATTATGCCCCTGCTTGTATATTGTACAAATTTTTGACTATTCACCTGCAGCTATAGATGGTACTTTACAATCAGGAGATGAACTTGTAGCAGTAAATGGAGTATCAGTTAAAGGAAAGACAAAAGTAGAAGTTGCAAAAATGATACAATCTTGTGATTCTGAAGTcagtattaattataataaattacatgctgatCCTAAACAAGGTCGTACTCTTGATATAGCTTTGAAAAAG GTAAAACATAGATTAATTGAAGGAATGGGAAGTGCAACAGCAGATGCACTTGGATTATCACGTGCCATTCTTTGTAACGACGCGCTTGTACAACGATTAATGGCATTGCAGCGCACAGAAAATTTGTATAGAGGTTTAGTTTCCCATGCTAATGCTACTTTACATAGCTTTTTTGatttaatacaaatatacaaag TATTTGGTGATGCCTTTGCTGCAATAGGAGTAAGAGAACCACAACCACGAGCTAGTGAAGCTTTCAGACAATTTGGTGAACAACATAGACAAAtggaaaaatatggaataacaattttaaaaaatttgaaacctATATTAAATGATTTAGGCACATATCTTCACAAAGCTATTCCAGATACTCGATTAACCATAAGCAAATATGCTGATGCAAAATTTGAATATCTTTCTTATTGcttgaaaataaaagaaatggaTGATGAGGAACAAAGTTACGAAGAACCTTTTTATCGAGTGGAAACAGGCAATTATGAATATCGTCTAATCTTAAGATGTCGACAAGAAGCTCGTGCGAAATTTGGTAAACTTAGATCAGATGTACTTGTAAAACTCGAATTGTTAGACAATAAACATGTTCAAGATGTCGTATGGCAATTGCAAAAATTTGCAGCTGGTTTAGCAAAATATTATGCTAATACACGGGACTTATTATCCTCTGCAATGTTATTTCCTGTTGAAGTTGATTTATCACATTCTGCATTCCAATATAAATCTACCGGTCCTCAAGTAATAACTGATGGAGAGGATGTAGATGAATTTGAACCTGAAGAAAAAGCAAATATAAATGAAGATTTACTTATAGATACACAAAACTTTCCACTAATAACATCAGAATCTAACAACATGTAG
- the LOC126924269 gene encoding PRKCA-binding protein-like isoform X3: MDYDDFFFEEDKIPDVELVNQDQSLHHLPNNTGMTITSGNIVIQKDSSNLIGISIGGGAPLCPCLYIVQIFDYSPAAIDGTLQSGDELVAVNGVSVKGKTKVEVAKMIQSCDSEVSINYNKLHADPKQGRTLDIALKKVKHRLIEGMGSATADALGLSRAILCNDALVQRLMALQRTENLYRGLVSHANATLHSFFDLIQIYKVFGDAFAAIGVREPQPRASEAFRQFGEQHRQMEKYGITILKNLKPILNDLGTYLHKAIPDTRLTISKYADAKFEYLSYCLKIKEMDDEEQSYEEPFYRVETGNYEYRLILRCRQEARAKFGKLRSDVLVKLELLDNKHVQDVVWQLQKFAAGLAKYYANTRDLLSSAMLFPVEVDLSHSAFQYKSTGPQVITDGEDVDEFEPEEKANINEDLLIDTQNFPLITSESNNM; encoded by the exons ATGGATTATGATGATTTCTTCTTCGAAGAAGATAAGAT ACCAGATGTAGAACTGGTCAATCAAGATCAGTCTCTTCATCATCTACCCAATAATAC gGGTATGACCATAACTTCTGGCAATATTGTAATACAAAAAGATAGCAGTAATCTTATTGGCATAAGTATTGGAGGTGGAGCACCATTATGCCCCTGCTTGTATATTGTACAAATTTTTGACTATTCACCTGCAGCTATAGATGGTACTTTACAATCAGGAGATGAACTTGTAGCAGTAAATGGAGTATCAGTTAAAGGAAAGACAAAAGTAGAAGTTGCAAAAATGATACAATCTTGTGATTCTGAAGTcagtattaattataataaattacatgctgatCCTAAACAAGGTCGTACTCTTGATATAGCTTTGAAAAAG GTAAAACATAGATTAATTGAAGGAATGGGAAGTGCAACAGCAGATGCACTTGGATTATCACGTGCCATTCTTTGTAACGACGCGCTTGTACAACGATTAATGGCATTGCAGCGCACAGAAAATTTGTATAGAGGTTTAGTTTCCCATGCTAATGCTACTTTACATAGCTTTTTTGatttaatacaaatatacaaag TATTTGGTGATGCCTTTGCTGCAATAGGAGTAAGAGAACCACAACCACGAGCTAGTGAAGCTTTCAGACAATTTGGTGAACAACATAGACAAAtggaaaaatatggaataacaattttaaaaaatttgaaacctATATTAAATGATTTAGGCACATATCTTCACAAAGCTATTCCAGATACTCGATTAACCATAAGCAAATATGCTGATGCAAAATTTGAATATCTTTCTTATTGcttgaaaataaaagaaatggaTGATGAGGAACAAAGTTACGAAGAACCTTTTTATCGAGTGGAAACAGGCAATTATGAATATCGTCTAATCTTAAGATGTCGACAAGAAGCTCGTGCGAAATTTGGTAAACTTAGATCAGATGTACTTGTAAAACTCGAATTGTTAGACAATAAACATGTTCAAGATGTCGTATGGCAATTGCAAAAATTTGCAGCTGGTTTAGCAAAATATTATGCTAATACACGGGACTTATTATCCTCTGCAATGTTATTTCCTGTTGAAGTTGATTTATCACATTCTGCATTCCAATATAAATCTACCGGTCCTCAAGTAATAACTGATGGAGAGGATGTAGATGAATTTGAACCTGAAGAAAAAGCAAATATAAATGAAGATTTACTTATAGATACACAAAACTTTCCACTAATAACATCAGAATCTAACAACATGTAG
- the LOC126924269 gene encoding PRKCA-binding protein-like isoform X1 has protein sequence MDYDDFFFEEDKILVDQTVLSTNNVTLTNIVDESKESFVPLTTVPSANAQLHQFTTMENRIPDVELVNQDQSLHHLPNNTGMTITSGNIVIQKDSSNLIGISIGGGAPLCPCLYIVQIFDYSPAAIDGTLQSGDELVAVNGVSVKGKTKVEVAKMIQSCDSEVSINYNKLHADPKQGRTLDIALKKVKHRLIEGMGSATADALGLSRAILCNDALVQRLMALQRTENLYRGLVSHANATLHSFFDLIQIYKVFGDAFAAIGVREPQPRASEAFRQFGEQHRQMEKYGITILKNLKPILNDLGTYLHKAIPDTRLTISKYADAKFEYLSYCLKIKEMDDEEQSYEEPFYRVETGNYEYRLILRCRQEARAKFGKLRSDVLVKLELLDNKHVQDVVWQLQKFAAGLAKYYANTRDLLSSAMLFPVEVDLSHSAFQYKSTGPQVITDGEDVDEFEPEEKANINEDLLIDTQNFPLITSESNNM, from the exons ATGGATTATGATGATTTCTTCTTCGAAGAAGATAAGAT TCTAGTGGATCAAACAGTACTATCTACAAATAATGTAACTTTAACAAATATTGTCGATGAATCTAAAGAAAGTTTTGTTCCATTAACCACCGTGCCATCAGCTAATGCACAATTGCATCAATTTACTACAATGGAAAATCGCAT ACCAGATGTAGAACTGGTCAATCAAGATCAGTCTCTTCATCATCTACCCAATAATAC gGGTATGACCATAACTTCTGGCAATATTGTAATACAAAAAGATAGCAGTAATCTTATTGGCATAAGTATTGGAGGTGGAGCACCATTATGCCCCTGCTTGTATATTGTACAAATTTTTGACTATTCACCTGCAGCTATAGATGGTACTTTACAATCAGGAGATGAACTTGTAGCAGTAAATGGAGTATCAGTTAAAGGAAAGACAAAAGTAGAAGTTGCAAAAATGATACAATCTTGTGATTCTGAAGTcagtattaattataataaattacatgctgatCCTAAACAAGGTCGTACTCTTGATATAGCTTTGAAAAAG GTAAAACATAGATTAATTGAAGGAATGGGAAGTGCAACAGCAGATGCACTTGGATTATCACGTGCCATTCTTTGTAACGACGCGCTTGTACAACGATTAATGGCATTGCAGCGCACAGAAAATTTGTATAGAGGTTTAGTTTCCCATGCTAATGCTACTTTACATAGCTTTTTTGatttaatacaaatatacaaag TATTTGGTGATGCCTTTGCTGCAATAGGAGTAAGAGAACCACAACCACGAGCTAGTGAAGCTTTCAGACAATTTGGTGAACAACATAGACAAAtggaaaaatatggaataacaattttaaaaaatttgaaacctATATTAAATGATTTAGGCACATATCTTCACAAAGCTATTCCAGATACTCGATTAACCATAAGCAAATATGCTGATGCAAAATTTGAATATCTTTCTTATTGcttgaaaataaaagaaatggaTGATGAGGAACAAAGTTACGAAGAACCTTTTTATCGAGTGGAAACAGGCAATTATGAATATCGTCTAATCTTAAGATGTCGACAAGAAGCTCGTGCGAAATTTGGTAAACTTAGATCAGATGTACTTGTAAAACTCGAATTGTTAGACAATAAACATGTTCAAGATGTCGTATGGCAATTGCAAAAATTTGCAGCTGGTTTAGCAAAATATTATGCTAATACACGGGACTTATTATCCTCTGCAATGTTATTTCCTGTTGAAGTTGATTTATCACATTCTGCATTCCAATATAAATCTACCGGTCCTCAAGTAATAACTGATGGAGAGGATGTAGATGAATTTGAACCTGAAGAAAAAGCAAATATAAATGAAGATTTACTTATAGATACACAAAACTTTCCACTAATAACATCAGAATCTAACAACATGTAG
- the LOC126924269 gene encoding PRKCA-binding protein-like isoform X2, which translates to MDYDDFFFEEDKILVDQTVLSTNNVTLTNIVDESKESFVPLTTVPSANAQLHQFTTMENRMGMTITSGNIVIQKDSSNLIGISIGGGAPLCPCLYIVQIFDYSPAAIDGTLQSGDELVAVNGVSVKGKTKVEVAKMIQSCDSEVSINYNKLHADPKQGRTLDIALKKVKHRLIEGMGSATADALGLSRAILCNDALVQRLMALQRTENLYRGLVSHANATLHSFFDLIQIYKVFGDAFAAIGVREPQPRASEAFRQFGEQHRQMEKYGITILKNLKPILNDLGTYLHKAIPDTRLTISKYADAKFEYLSYCLKIKEMDDEEQSYEEPFYRVETGNYEYRLILRCRQEARAKFGKLRSDVLVKLELLDNKHVQDVVWQLQKFAAGLAKYYANTRDLLSSAMLFPVEVDLSHSAFQYKSTGPQVITDGEDVDEFEPEEKANINEDLLIDTQNFPLITSESNNM; encoded by the exons ATGGATTATGATGATTTCTTCTTCGAAGAAGATAAGAT TCTAGTGGATCAAACAGTACTATCTACAAATAATGTAACTTTAACAAATATTGTCGATGAATCTAAAGAAAGTTTTGTTCCATTAACCACCGTGCCATCAGCTAATGCACAATTGCATCAATTTACTACAATGGAAAATCGCAT gGGTATGACCATAACTTCTGGCAATATTGTAATACAAAAAGATAGCAGTAATCTTATTGGCATAAGTATTGGAGGTGGAGCACCATTATGCCCCTGCTTGTATATTGTACAAATTTTTGACTATTCACCTGCAGCTATAGATGGTACTTTACAATCAGGAGATGAACTTGTAGCAGTAAATGGAGTATCAGTTAAAGGAAAGACAAAAGTAGAAGTTGCAAAAATGATACAATCTTGTGATTCTGAAGTcagtattaattataataaattacatgctgatCCTAAACAAGGTCGTACTCTTGATATAGCTTTGAAAAAG GTAAAACATAGATTAATTGAAGGAATGGGAAGTGCAACAGCAGATGCACTTGGATTATCACGTGCCATTCTTTGTAACGACGCGCTTGTACAACGATTAATGGCATTGCAGCGCACAGAAAATTTGTATAGAGGTTTAGTTTCCCATGCTAATGCTACTTTACATAGCTTTTTTGatttaatacaaatatacaaag TATTTGGTGATGCCTTTGCTGCAATAGGAGTAAGAGAACCACAACCACGAGCTAGTGAAGCTTTCAGACAATTTGGTGAACAACATAGACAAAtggaaaaatatggaataacaattttaaaaaatttgaaacctATATTAAATGATTTAGGCACATATCTTCACAAAGCTATTCCAGATACTCGATTAACCATAAGCAAATATGCTGATGCAAAATTTGAATATCTTTCTTATTGcttgaaaataaaagaaatggaTGATGAGGAACAAAGTTACGAAGAACCTTTTTATCGAGTGGAAACAGGCAATTATGAATATCGTCTAATCTTAAGATGTCGACAAGAAGCTCGTGCGAAATTTGGTAAACTTAGATCAGATGTACTTGTAAAACTCGAATTGTTAGACAATAAACATGTTCAAGATGTCGTATGGCAATTGCAAAAATTTGCAGCTGGTTTAGCAAAATATTATGCTAATACACGGGACTTATTATCCTCTGCAATGTTATTTCCTGTTGAAGTTGATTTATCACATTCTGCATTCCAATATAAATCTACCGGTCCTCAAGTAATAACTGATGGAGAGGATGTAGATGAATTTGAACCTGAAGAAAAAGCAAATATAAATGAAGATTTACTTATAGATACACAAAACTTTCCACTAATAACATCAGAATCTAACAACATGTAG
- the LOC126924269 gene encoding PRKCA-binding protein-like isoform X6 translates to MTITSGNIVIQKDSSNLIGISIGGGAPLCPCLYIVQIFDYSPAAIDGTLQSGDELVAVNGVSVKGKTKVEVAKMIQSCDSEVSINYNKLHADPKQGRTLDIALKKVKHRLIEGMGSATADALGLSRAILCNDALVQRLMALQRTENLYRGLVSHANATLHSFFDLIQIYKVFGDAFAAIGVREPQPRASEAFRQFGEQHRQMEKYGITILKNLKPILNDLGTYLHKAIPDTRLTISKYADAKFEYLSYCLKIKEMDDEEQSYEEPFYRVETGNYEYRLILRCRQEARAKFGKLRSDVLVKLELLDNKHVQDVVWQLQKFAAGLAKYYANTRDLLSSAMLFPVEVDLSHSAFQYKSTGPQVITDGEDVDEFEPEEKANINEDLLIDTQNFPLITSESNNM, encoded by the exons ATGACCATAACTTCTGGCAATATTGTAATACAAAAAGATAGCAGTAATCTTATTGGCATAAGTATTGGAGGTGGAGCACCATTATGCCCCTGCTTGTATATTGTACAAATTTTTGACTATTCACCTGCAGCTATAGATGGTACTTTACAATCAGGAGATGAACTTGTAGCAGTAAATGGAGTATCAGTTAAAGGAAAGACAAAAGTAGAAGTTGCAAAAATGATACAATCTTGTGATTCTGAAGTcagtattaattataataaattacatgctgatCCTAAACAAGGTCGTACTCTTGATATAGCTTTGAAAAAG GTAAAACATAGATTAATTGAAGGAATGGGAAGTGCAACAGCAGATGCACTTGGATTATCACGTGCCATTCTTTGTAACGACGCGCTTGTACAACGATTAATGGCATTGCAGCGCACAGAAAATTTGTATAGAGGTTTAGTTTCCCATGCTAATGCTACTTTACATAGCTTTTTTGatttaatacaaatatacaaag TATTTGGTGATGCCTTTGCTGCAATAGGAGTAAGAGAACCACAACCACGAGCTAGTGAAGCTTTCAGACAATTTGGTGAACAACATAGACAAAtggaaaaatatggaataacaattttaaaaaatttgaaacctATATTAAATGATTTAGGCACATATCTTCACAAAGCTATTCCAGATACTCGATTAACCATAAGCAAATATGCTGATGCAAAATTTGAATATCTTTCTTATTGcttgaaaataaaagaaatggaTGATGAGGAACAAAGTTACGAAGAACCTTTTTATCGAGTGGAAACAGGCAATTATGAATATCGTCTAATCTTAAGATGTCGACAAGAAGCTCGTGCGAAATTTGGTAAACTTAGATCAGATGTACTTGTAAAACTCGAATTGTTAGACAATAAACATGTTCAAGATGTCGTATGGCAATTGCAAAAATTTGCAGCTGGTTTAGCAAAATATTATGCTAATACACGGGACTTATTATCCTCTGCAATGTTATTTCCTGTTGAAGTTGATTTATCACATTCTGCATTCCAATATAAATCTACCGGTCCTCAAGTAATAACTGATGGAGAGGATGTAGATGAATTTGAACCTGAAGAAAAAGCAAATATAAATGAAGATTTACTTATAGATACACAAAACTTTCCACTAATAACATCAGAATCTAACAACATGTAG